From the genome of Rickettsiales bacterium:
AATAAATGCAGGGTGACATTACAGAAGAAAAATAGCAAAAATTTAATTATATCTATGCTAGCTAAACACTACCTATCAATTAGATATTTTTCCATTCGCTGCGAATTTCATTTATATGGTTATTAAGCATGCTAGCTTGCTCAGGCGATATTATACCTTTATATTTATTGGATAGATTTCTTTTGCCAGCTGATACCTCTTCCCTCATACGAATTAAATCAAGTTGCTCCAATTCTTTGAGAAGGTTAATGGCGTTGTTATTTAATATATCAATGGTAACTCTTTGCATATAGTAAAAGGATTTTATTCATTTTATAATAAATTAGAAATTACATCAATATAAATTATTGAATTTATTGAAATATTTGATTATTAATAATAAAATTTTTAAGTAGTAATATGTTCAAAATAGCAATCATTGGTCGGCCTAATGTTGGGAAATCAACATTATTTAATCGTCTAGCTGGCAAACGGCTTGCTTTAACCCATGACAAACCAGGTTTAACTAGGGATAGAAAGAGTTTTAAGGTTAATTATAATGATATAAATTTTGAAATTATTGATACTGCTGGCCTAGAAATTCCTAAAAAAGATAGTATTGAAGAATTAATGATGGCACAAACCGATAAAGCCATAGAAATGGCGGATTTAGTGCTTTTTTTGATAGATGGCAGAGCTGGCGTATTAGATAAAGATAAATTCTTTGCCCAAAAACTTAGAAAATCTAAGAAAAAAATTCTTCTTGTTGTTAATAAATGTGAAAATGAAAAACGTGCCCCTGGCATATATGAAGGGCATTCCCTGGGCTTTGGAGAGCCTGCGGTAATTTCAGCAGAACACGCTATTGTTGGTGATTTATATGATAGAATTGAGGAAATCGCCAAGCAGGAAAATTTTGATATTTCTGAGGAAAAAGAAGATGAAATGCCACTTCTGAAACTTGCTATTCTGGGCAGGCCTAATGTTGGTAAATCAACGCTTTTCAACGCGATTCTAGGTGAAAATCGTGCTATTATTTCAAATTTAGCTGGCACAACACGCGATACAATTTTTGTAGAGACAGAATTTGAAGGTGAAAAAATTTATCTTTATGATACCGCTGGAATTCGCAGAAAGCACAAAAATGGTGAGATTGAAGAGGAGCTTTCAGTTGATGATACAATCAAAACTCTGAATAATTGTAATATAGCAATTTTGGTAGTTGATGCAGAGGCCGGAATTGACAAACAGGAATTACATCTAGCTGATCAAATTTTTCAGGAAGGCAAAGGCATGATAATTGCTATGAATAAATGGGATAAGTTAGATAAAGATCAGCAAAAAGAGATGAAAGAAAAAATTGAATCTCTGCTAGATTTTTCATTCCATCAGGGAAAAAATGTTCCTTATTATTTTATCTCCGCACTTGAAAATAAAGGCATTAACAAATTACTAAAAGAGGTGCTAAAAGTTTTTGGAGATTGGAATATTAAAATTTCCACCTCAAAAATAAATCAATGGCTAGAAGCAGCTTTGGAAGCTAATATGCCCCCAATGTGTGCAGGGCGAAGGGTAAAACTTAAATATGCAACACAAGTAGCTTCAAGGCCACCTAAAATAGTTATTTTTAGTAGCACTAACTTAAAAGGTTTTCCAGAAAGTTATATTAGATATTTAACTAATAGCTTCAAAAGAGAATTTGGTTTGATTGGAACACCAGTGAGGATTTCTCTAAAAAGGAGCAAAAACCCATTTGATGATGAGGGAAAATAAAGGATATTTAACCAGAAGCTCTAACCCTTATAGTACATCTTTTAGCCTCAGTTGCTAAAGCATAAGTTCCAGCAGCTGTAAAGCAACCATTACCACCTGTTGTATCATCAGCAAAAAAGCCATCTGCAGCAACATTGTAAGATGCTGTTGCTCTAACTATACCACTATCTGGAGCACCATCATCAAGTTTAGAATCTAAACCATAAGCTTCTTCTGGCGTCAATTGTTGAGCAGTTGGTGAGTCAGCATCAGCAGCTCCACCATCTAAATCTGC
Proteins encoded in this window:
- the der gene encoding ribosome biogenesis GTPase Der; the encoded protein is MFKIAIIGRPNVGKSTLFNRLAGKRLALTHDKPGLTRDRKSFKVNYNDINFEIIDTAGLEIPKKDSIEELMMAQTDKAIEMADLVLFLIDGRAGVLDKDKFFAQKLRKSKKKILLVVNKCENEKRAPGIYEGHSLGFGEPAVISAEHAIVGDLYDRIEEIAKQENFDISEEKEDEMPLLKLAILGRPNVGKSTLFNAILGENRAIISNLAGTTRDTIFVETEFEGEKIYLYDTAGIRRKHKNGEIEEELSVDDTIKTLNNCNIAILVVDAEAGIDKQELHLADQIFQEGKGMIIAMNKWDKLDKDQQKEMKEKIESLLDFSFHQGKNVPYYFISALENKGINKLLKEVLKVFGDWNIKISTSKINQWLEAALEANMPPMCAGRRVKLKYATQVASRPPKIVIFSSTNLKGFPESYIRYLTNSFKREFGLIGTPVRISLKRSKNPFDDEGK